In a single window of the Portunus trituberculatus isolate SZX2019 chromosome 9, ASM1759143v1, whole genome shotgun sequence genome:
- the LOC123501602 gene encoding uncharacterized protein LOC123501602 isoform X1, producing MASSTCETNTKNFNHCGPTMLPDAMKLLPEAAGPGHPSVDMMHHADAAHAVYANGHGSGSFVGHTSKPGPGDMPYGSDGPCFVYGMCPMPVPTEGWERMVGEAGGKEIAERKIEEGIQLTDYMYQYHVPGYLPYSHLYTASPQHMFPPDAATAPPASPMILLTPATSSPSSTKSIPNSLTSLKNEGEEVLEGSGTKSYEEMNGRSPPVAAGTGAPQPPLHAIPQPVPFGGAYPYPFLDDKAGVIGGDSYWYSLANGHIAADPSTPMKTPLYYSCMHQEPAAFMPTTPSYIPDTSVIPPTPPPSISSIPQSAIPFSPPTQSLVLKKSVFKSDDILFYNHYQHLNLPMDMFGKPHLLTSTKSEGKLCVEDLWVKHMRILFKHLPDKWVLSPLQPNRKISSKWFAFRDVAKVRFYCKGCNDGWTSMYGVVVFHYRWNKKMLQGQIMYRVAGQKCSGSCSSEWFEMPLWYPEEAQKVITNLYYKIASQYYNLVTPQYIRTRRYGRPAAHHNRNLCEGCISGLCKMDPVASKVSVCE from the exons ATGGCGTCCAGCACCTGTGAGACGAACACCAAGAATTTCAACCACTGTGGCCCCACCATGCTTCCTGACGCCATGAAGCTTCTCCCAGAAGCAG CAGGGCCAGGTCATCCATCAGTAGACATGATGCACCACGCTGATGCCGCACATGCAGTTTATGCTAATGGCCATGGGAGTGGCAGCTTTGTGGGTCACACCTCTAAGCCTGGCCCTGGAGACATGCCCTATGGCTCGGATGGTCCCTGCTTCGTGTATGGCATGTGTCCAATGCCAGTTCCAACAGAgggctgggagaggatggttggggaggctggagggaaggagattgcagaaaggaagatagaggagggAATACAGCTTACTGATTACATGTACCAATATCACGTGCCTGGCTACCTTCCTTACTCTCACCTGTACACAGCTTCTCCACAGCACATGTTCCCTCCTGATGCTGCCACTGCTCCTCCTGCCAGTCCAATGATCCTACTCACTCCTGCcacctcctccccgtcctccacTAAATCAATCCCaaattctctcacttctctgaAGAATGAGGGTGAAGAAGTGCTCGAGGGCAGCGGCACAAAAAGTTACGAGGAAATGAATGGTCGCTCTCCACCTGttgctgctggtactggtgctCCTCAGCCACCACTTCATGCAATTCCCCAACCAGTGCCTTTTGGTGGTGCATACCCATACCCCTTCCTGGATGACAAGGCAGGGGTGATCGGAGGGGACAGTTACTGGTACTCGCTTGCTAATGGACATATTGCGGCTGATCCCTCCACACCCATGAAAACCCCTCTCTACTATTCCTGCATGCATCAAGAGCCTGCTGCCTTCATGCCCACCACACCTTCCTACATCCCTGACACCTCTGTGATCCCCCCCACACCACCTCCAtccatttcctccatcccaCAGTCtgccatccctttctctccccccacCCAAAGCTTGGTCTTGAAGAAGAGCGTGTTCAAATCGGATGACATTCTcttctacaaccactaccaacacctcaACCTCCCCATGGATATGTTTGGAAAGCCACATCTTCTCACCTCTACCAAGAGTGAAGGGAAGCT gtgtgtggaggaCTTGTGGGTGAAACACATGCGCATCCTGTTCAAACACCTGCCAGACAAATGGGTATTGTCGCCACTGCAGCCAAACCGCAAGATTAGCTCCAAGTGGTTTGCTTTCCGTGACGTGGCTAAGGTCCGCTTCTACTGCAAG GGATGCAACGATGGATGGACCAGCATGTACGGCGTAGTTGTCTTCCACTACCGTTGGAACAAGAAGATGCTGCAGGGCCAGATCATGTACAGGGTGGCCGGGCAGAAGTGCAGTGGTTCCTGCTCTTCAGAGTGGTTTGAGATGCCACTGTGGTATCCAGAGGAGGCACAGAAG GTCATCACCAATCTGTACTACAAGATTGCCTCCCAGTACTACAACCTGGTCACACCGCAATACATTCGAACGAGGCGTTATGGCCGGCCAGCAGCTCACCACAACCGTAACCTGTGTGAGGGCTGCATCAGTGGCCTGTGCAAGATGGACCCTGTGGCCTCCAAAGTatctgtgtgtgagtga
- the LOC123501602 gene encoding uncharacterized protein LOC123501602 isoform X2 translates to MASSTCETNTKNFNHCGPTMLPDAMKLLPEAGPGHPSVDMMHHADAAHAVYANGHGSGSFVGHTSKPGPGDMPYGSDGPCFVYGMCPMPVPTEGWERMVGEAGGKEIAERKIEEGIQLTDYMYQYHVPGYLPYSHLYTASPQHMFPPDAATAPPASPMILLTPATSSPSSTKSIPNSLTSLKNEGEEVLEGSGTKSYEEMNGRSPPVAAGTGAPQPPLHAIPQPVPFGGAYPYPFLDDKAGVIGGDSYWYSLANGHIAADPSTPMKTPLYYSCMHQEPAAFMPTTPSYIPDTSVIPPTPPPSISSIPQSAIPFSPPTQSLVLKKSVFKSDDILFYNHYQHLNLPMDMFGKPHLLTSTKSEGKLCVEDLWVKHMRILFKHLPDKWVLSPLQPNRKISSKWFAFRDVAKVRFYCKGCNDGWTSMYGVVVFHYRWNKKMLQGQIMYRVAGQKCSGSCSSEWFEMPLWYPEEAQKVITNLYYKIASQYYNLVTPQYIRTRRYGRPAAHHNRNLCEGCISGLCKMDPVASKVSVCE, encoded by the exons ATGGCGTCCAGCACCTGTGAGACGAACACCAAGAATTTCAACCACTGTGGCCCCACCATGCTTCCTGACGCCATGAAGCTTCTCCCAGAAGCAG GGCCAGGTCATCCATCAGTAGACATGATGCACCACGCTGATGCCGCACATGCAGTTTATGCTAATGGCCATGGGAGTGGCAGCTTTGTGGGTCACACCTCTAAGCCTGGCCCTGGAGACATGCCCTATGGCTCGGATGGTCCCTGCTTCGTGTATGGCATGTGTCCAATGCCAGTTCCAACAGAgggctgggagaggatggttggggaggctggagggaaggagattgcagaaaggaagatagaggagggAATACAGCTTACTGATTACATGTACCAATATCACGTGCCTGGCTACCTTCCTTACTCTCACCTGTACACAGCTTCTCCACAGCACATGTTCCCTCCTGATGCTGCCACTGCTCCTCCTGCCAGTCCAATGATCCTACTCACTCCTGCcacctcctccccgtcctccacTAAATCAATCCCaaattctctcacttctctgaAGAATGAGGGTGAAGAAGTGCTCGAGGGCAGCGGCACAAAAAGTTACGAGGAAATGAATGGTCGCTCTCCACCTGttgctgctggtactggtgctCCTCAGCCACCACTTCATGCAATTCCCCAACCAGTGCCTTTTGGTGGTGCATACCCATACCCCTTCCTGGATGACAAGGCAGGGGTGATCGGAGGGGACAGTTACTGGTACTCGCTTGCTAATGGACATATTGCGGCTGATCCCTCCACACCCATGAAAACCCCTCTCTACTATTCCTGCATGCATCAAGAGCCTGCTGCCTTCATGCCCACCACACCTTCCTACATCCCTGACACCTCTGTGATCCCCCCCACACCACCTCCAtccatttcctccatcccaCAGTCtgccatccctttctctccccccacCCAAAGCTTGGTCTTGAAGAAGAGCGTGTTCAAATCGGATGACATTCTcttctacaaccactaccaacacctcaACCTCCCCATGGATATGTTTGGAAAGCCACATCTTCTCACCTCTACCAAGAGTGAAGGGAAGCT gtgtgtggaggaCTTGTGGGTGAAACACATGCGCATCCTGTTCAAACACCTGCCAGACAAATGGGTATTGTCGCCACTGCAGCCAAACCGCAAGATTAGCTCCAAGTGGTTTGCTTTCCGTGACGTGGCTAAGGTCCGCTTCTACTGCAAG GGATGCAACGATGGATGGACCAGCATGTACGGCGTAGTTGTCTTCCACTACCGTTGGAACAAGAAGATGCTGCAGGGCCAGATCATGTACAGGGTGGCCGGGCAGAAGTGCAGTGGTTCCTGCTCTTCAGAGTGGTTTGAGATGCCACTGTGGTATCCAGAGGAGGCACAGAAG GTCATCACCAATCTGTACTACAAGATTGCCTCCCAGTACTACAACCTGGTCACACCGCAATACATTCGAACGAGGCGTTATGGCCGGCCAGCAGCTCACCACAACCGTAACCTGTGTGAGGGCTGCATCAGTGGCCTGTGCAAGATGGACCCTGTGGCCTCCAAAGTatctgtgtgtgagtga
- the LOC123501602 gene encoding uncharacterized protein LOC123501602 isoform X3 yields the protein MASSTCETNTKNFNHCGPTMLPDAMKLLPEAAGPGHPSVDMMHHADAAHAVYANGHGSGSFVGHTSKPGPGDMPYGSDGPCFVYGMCPMPVPTEGWERMVGEAGGKEIAERKIEEGIQLTDYMYQYHVPGYLPYSHLYTASPQHMFPPDAATAPPASPMILLTPATSSPSSTKSIPNSLTSLKNEGEEVLEGSGTKSYEEMNGRSPPVAAGTGAPQPPLHAIPQPVPFGGAYPYPFLDDKAGVIGGDSYWYSLANGHIAADPSTPMKTPLYYSCMHQEPAAFMPTTPSYIPDTSVIPPTPPPSISSIPQSAIPFSPPTQSLVLKKSVFKSDDILFYNHYQHLNLPMDMFGKPHLLTSTKSEGKLCVEDLWVKHMRILFKHLPDKWVLSPLQPNRKISSKWFAFRDVAKVRFYCKGCNDGWTSMYGVVVFHYRWNKKMLQGQIMYRVAGQKCSGSCSSEWFEMPLWYPEEAQKVITNLYYKIASQYYNLVTPQYIRTRRYGRPAAHHNRNLCEGCISGLCKMDPVASKVSV from the exons ATGGCGTCCAGCACCTGTGAGACGAACACCAAGAATTTCAACCACTGTGGCCCCACCATGCTTCCTGACGCCATGAAGCTTCTCCCAGAAGCAG CAGGGCCAGGTCATCCATCAGTAGACATGATGCACCACGCTGATGCCGCACATGCAGTTTATGCTAATGGCCATGGGAGTGGCAGCTTTGTGGGTCACACCTCTAAGCCTGGCCCTGGAGACATGCCCTATGGCTCGGATGGTCCCTGCTTCGTGTATGGCATGTGTCCAATGCCAGTTCCAACAGAgggctgggagaggatggttggggaggctggagggaaggagattgcagaaaggaagatagaggagggAATACAGCTTACTGATTACATGTACCAATATCACGTGCCTGGCTACCTTCCTTACTCTCACCTGTACACAGCTTCTCCACAGCACATGTTCCCTCCTGATGCTGCCACTGCTCCTCCTGCCAGTCCAATGATCCTACTCACTCCTGCcacctcctccccgtcctccacTAAATCAATCCCaaattctctcacttctctgaAGAATGAGGGTGAAGAAGTGCTCGAGGGCAGCGGCACAAAAAGTTACGAGGAAATGAATGGTCGCTCTCCACCTGttgctgctggtactggtgctCCTCAGCCACCACTTCATGCAATTCCCCAACCAGTGCCTTTTGGTGGTGCATACCCATACCCCTTCCTGGATGACAAGGCAGGGGTGATCGGAGGGGACAGTTACTGGTACTCGCTTGCTAATGGACATATTGCGGCTGATCCCTCCACACCCATGAAAACCCCTCTCTACTATTCCTGCATGCATCAAGAGCCTGCTGCCTTCATGCCCACCACACCTTCCTACATCCCTGACACCTCTGTGATCCCCCCCACACCACCTCCAtccatttcctccatcccaCAGTCtgccatccctttctctccccccacCCAAAGCTTGGTCTTGAAGAAGAGCGTGTTCAAATCGGATGACATTCTcttctacaaccactaccaacacctcaACCTCCCCATGGATATGTTTGGAAAGCCACATCTTCTCACCTCTACCAAGAGTGAAGGGAAGCT gtgtgtggaggaCTTGTGGGTGAAACACATGCGCATCCTGTTCAAACACCTGCCAGACAAATGGGTATTGTCGCCACTGCAGCCAAACCGCAAGATTAGCTCCAAGTGGTTTGCTTTCCGTGACGTGGCTAAGGTCCGCTTCTACTGCAAG GGATGCAACGATGGATGGACCAGCATGTACGGCGTAGTTGTCTTCCACTACCGTTGGAACAAGAAGATGCTGCAGGGCCAGATCATGTACAGGGTGGCCGGGCAGAAGTGCAGTGGTTCCTGCTCTTCAGAGTGGTTTGAGATGCCACTGTGGTATCCAGAGGAGGCACAGAAG GTCATCACCAATCTGTACTACAAGATTGCCTCCCAGTACTACAACCTGGTCACACCGCAATACATTCGAACGAGGCGTTATGGCCGGCCAGCAGCTCACCACAACCGTAACCTGTGTGAGGGCTGCATCAGTGGCCTGTGCAAGATGGACCCTGTGGCCTCCAAAGTatctgtgt GA